A section of the Tenrec ecaudatus isolate mTenEca1 chromosome 10, mTenEca1.hap1, whole genome shotgun sequence genome encodes:
- the LOC142457886 gene encoding large ribosomal subunit protein eL43-like translates to MAKRTKKVGIVGKYGTHYGASLRKMVKKIEISQHAKYTCSFCGKTKMKRRAVGIWHCGSCMKTVAGGSWTYNTTSAVTVKSAIRRLKELKDQ, encoded by the coding sequence ATGGCCAAACGCACCAAGAAGGTCGGGATCGTGGGCAAATATGGGACCCATTACGGCGCCTCCCTcaggaaaatggtgaagaaaattgaaatcagCCAACATGCCAAGTACACTTGCTCCTTCTGCGGCAAAACCAAGATGAAGAGACGCGCCGTGGGCATCTGGCACTGCGGTTCCTGCATGAAGACAGTTGCCGGTGGATCCTGGACCTACAATACCACCTCTGCTGTCACAGTAAAGTCTGCCATCAGAAGACTGAAGGAATTGAAAGACCAGTAG